The Salana multivorans genome window below encodes:
- a CDS encoding ADP-ribosylglycohydrolase family protein has translation MNEQLDRAGGVLLGAAVGDALGVPYEFAPPFDGEPRMIGGGLGPYAPGEYSDDTQMAVCIAEVAATGADLTSPGTLEAIADRFIEWSRRGASDIGVSTRAVLGEVEPGPGSGARLAEAASRYLARTGRGGGNGGLMRTGVVALASLDDRDHTARAARAVCELTHADPVAGDSCVLWCEAVRVAVLEGRFDLVGGLDLLPAERRAAWTDWIERATSAAPSSFGRNGGSVKALQAAWAAITSTIDDEARGLGGDHLRDALVAAVHAGDDTDTVAAIAGALLGARWGASSVPEEYRAAVHGWPGLAGDDLVGLGELTVRRARPRSGR, from the coding sequence ATGAATGAGCAGCTCGACCGGGCCGGCGGCGTCCTGCTCGGCGCGGCGGTCGGCGACGCGCTCGGCGTCCCCTACGAGTTCGCCCCGCCGTTCGACGGTGAGCCGCGGATGATCGGTGGCGGCCTGGGCCCGTACGCGCCGGGGGAGTACTCCGACGACACGCAGATGGCCGTCTGCATCGCCGAGGTGGCCGCGACCGGTGCCGACCTCACGAGCCCGGGGACGCTGGAGGCGATCGCGGACCGGTTCATCGAGTGGTCTCGTCGCGGCGCCTCGGACATCGGCGTCTCGACCCGCGCGGTGCTGGGCGAGGTGGAGCCGGGCCCGGGCTCGGGTGCCCGGCTCGCGGAGGCCGCCTCCCGCTACCTCGCGCGCACCGGCCGCGGCGGCGGGAACGGCGGGCTGATGCGAACCGGCGTCGTCGCGCTCGCCTCGCTCGACGACCGCGACCACACCGCTCGCGCGGCTCGCGCCGTGTGCGAGCTGACCCATGCCGACCCGGTCGCGGGGGACTCGTGCGTGCTGTGGTGCGAGGCCGTCCGCGTCGCCGTGCTGGAGGGTCGGTTCGACCTGGTGGGCGGGCTCGACCTCCTGCCCGCCGAGCGCCGCGCGGCCTGGACCGACTGGATCGAGCGGGCGACGAGTGCCGCGCCGTCGTCGTTCGGGCGCAACGGCGGCAGCGTCAAGGCGCTGCAGGCGGCCTGGGCCGCCATCACGTCGACGATCGACGACGAGGCACGCGGGCTCGGCGGGGACCACCTGCGGGACGCGCTGGTCGCCGCGGTCCACGCCGGCGACGACACGGACACGGTCGCCGCGATCGCCGGTGCGCTGCTCGGGGCGCGGTGGGGCGCCTCGTCCGTTCCCGAGGAGTACCGCGCGGCGGTGCACGGCTGGCCCGGGCTCGCCGGGGACGACCTGGTCGGGCTCGGTGAGCTCACCGTTCGTCGAGCGCGACCCCGCTCCGGTCGATGA
- a CDS encoding MFS transporter — protein MALVPEPRLQVSARLDRLPFTRKHGRVLFGSGLGWALDAMDVGLISFIIAALAQHWGLDRGETGLIASVGFAGMAIGASVGGLLADRLGRRQVFALTLLVFGIATGASALVGGIAALLVLRFLAGLGLGAELPVASTYVSELAPARMRGRVIVILEAFWAIGWTVSALVGYFVVPVGENGWRWAFVIGAVPALYALTVRWGLPESPRWLAGRGRLEEADRIVASFEADAERALTRGPLASAPTAAPRDAEPTAPTAPSEPTGAPLATTARDRLAALWSTEFRGRTLSIWLVWFCVNFAYYGAFIWIPSILVDAGFSLVRSFGFTLIITLAQLPGYAVAAWLIEVWGRRATLSVFLVGSAGSAVFFGMAQSEGTIIAAGMLLSFFNLGAWGALYAVTPELYPTSLRGTGAGWAAGFGRIASILAPLLVPVMLRAGGAGLAFSVFAGFFVVAAIATWGLIDRSGVALDER, from the coding sequence ATGGCGCTCGTGCCCGAGCCGCGACTGCAGGTCTCCGCCCGACTCGACCGCCTCCCGTTCACCCGCAAGCACGGCCGTGTCCTCTTCGGCTCGGGCTTGGGGTGGGCGCTGGACGCCATGGACGTCGGGCTCATCTCTTTCATCATCGCCGCGCTCGCGCAGCACTGGGGTCTCGACCGCGGTGAGACCGGGCTGATCGCATCGGTCGGCTTCGCCGGGATGGCGATCGGCGCGAGCGTCGGCGGCCTGCTCGCGGACCGGCTCGGCCGTCGTCAGGTGTTCGCCCTGACGCTGCTGGTGTTCGGCATCGCGACCGGTGCCAGCGCGCTCGTCGGCGGCATCGCCGCTCTGCTCGTGCTGCGGTTCCTCGCGGGTCTGGGGCTGGGGGCCGAGCTGCCCGTCGCCTCGACCTACGTGAGCGAGCTCGCCCCGGCCCGGATGCGCGGCCGCGTCATCGTCATCCTCGAGGCGTTCTGGGCGATCGGCTGGACCGTCAGCGCCCTCGTCGGCTACTTCGTGGTGCCCGTCGGCGAGAACGGCTGGCGCTGGGCCTTCGTCATCGGCGCGGTGCCGGCCCTCTACGCACTCACCGTCCGCTGGGGGCTGCCGGAGTCGCCGCGCTGGCTCGCCGGCCGCGGCCGGCTGGAGGAGGCGGACCGGATCGTCGCGTCCTTCGAGGCCGACGCCGAGCGTGCGCTCACCCGCGGCCCCCTCGCCTCCGCGCCGACTGCCGCGCCGCGGGACGCCGAGCCGACCGCGCCGACCGCCCCGTCCGAGCCGACCGGCGCACCCCTCGCCACGACGGCCCGCGACCGGCTCGCCGCGCTGTGGTCGACGGAGTTCCGCGGCCGCACGCTCTCGATCTGGCTCGTGTGGTTCTGCGTCAACTTCGCCTACTACGGGGCGTTCATCTGGATCCCGAGCATCCTCGTCGACGCCGGGTTCTCCCTCGTGCGCTCGTTCGGCTTCACGCTCATCATCACGCTCGCCCAGCTCCCCGGCTACGCGGTCGCCGCGTGGCTGATCGAGGTCTGGGGACGGCGAGCGACCCTGTCGGTGTTCCTCGTCGGCTCGGCCGGGTCGGCGGTCTTCTTCGGCATGGCGCAGAGCGAGGGGACGATCATCGCCGCCGGCATGCTCCTCTCGTTCTTCAACCTCGGCGCCTGGGGCGCGCTCTACGCCGTCACCCCCGAGCTGTACCCGACGTCGCTGCGCGGCACCGGCGCCGGCTGGGCGGCCGGCTTCGGGCGGATCGCCTCGATCCTCGCGCCGCTGCTCGTCCCCGTCATGCTGCGGGCCGGCGGCGCGGGGCTCGCCTTCTCCGTGTTCGCCGGGTTCTTCGTCGTCGCCGCGATCGCGACGTGGGGCCTCATCGACCGGAGCGGGGTCGCGCTCGACGAACGGTGA
- a CDS encoding RNA-directed DNA polymerase, with amino-acid sequence MSTADLELKETAKRVLKEPLHQLPVLASERTLVDQEEALALATEQRLATAMPWAVEVIGMPRKTYGTRPLTILEPCARTYYEALAKGTTAWLESPSRATPFTEHTAFGSGPVSTEEQRIVDADIAACYEYISHPTLAEELVLQGAPYELVELLHSFLNAISQRQVGIPQALEGSHLLADAYLARLERAIARTGRPVHRYADDFRIVCSNWTDAHQAIEQLSTEARSVGLALAEGKVNIRSARQIREDERAKEALFDDHKARAADTLRTIEFIQTGYDDLDLEEVDAGDVEVDAQALRTIIEEWVGESKEISSVRPRLVALALHILTAAEKRLEDELLIGVLERDPIRLPAVAKYVSTREGEVAENWKTLSRLTKLERLGPWSRIWILSTAATLPRPKGRQSKPLLDWAVSQLESPLETVRAEAAALLALHHRVKVEKIAQLYVRASGVTRLALAGTVGTLDGGHSSSVGQALRDESALNRIAYRWGAEKP; translated from the coding sequence ATGAGTACTGCCGATCTCGAACTAAAGGAAACGGCAAAGCGCGTACTCAAAGAACCGCTTCATCAACTTCCAGTCTTGGCCTCCGAACGAACCCTTGTAGACCAGGAGGAAGCCTTGGCGTTGGCCACGGAGCAGAGATTGGCCACCGCCATGCCGTGGGCAGTAGAAGTCATAGGAATGCCCAGAAAAACATATGGCACCCGCCCGCTCACTATCCTAGAACCTTGCGCTCGAACATACTACGAGGCCCTCGCCAAAGGCACTACGGCCTGGTTGGAGTCTCCATCTCGCGCCACCCCGTTCACAGAACACACTGCCTTCGGATCTGGACCAGTAAGTACCGAAGAACAGCGCATCGTAGACGCAGACATCGCAGCCTGCTACGAGTACATCTCCCACCCGACGCTCGCGGAAGAACTAGTCTTACAGGGCGCCCCTTATGAATTGGTAGAACTTCTCCATTCCTTCCTCAATGCAATCTCTCAACGTCAGGTCGGAATTCCACAGGCTCTCGAGGGAAGTCACCTACTAGCAGACGCCTATCTCGCACGCCTGGAGAGAGCGATCGCTCGTACAGGACGACCCGTCCATCGGTACGCCGATGACTTCCGGATTGTTTGTAGCAACTGGACAGATGCTCATCAAGCAATCGAACAACTCTCCACAGAGGCACGCTCTGTAGGCCTAGCCCTAGCCGAGGGGAAGGTGAACATACGGTCCGCCCGGCAGATTCGCGAGGACGAAAGGGCCAAAGAGGCTCTTTTTGACGACCACAAGGCTCGAGCGGCAGATACCCTTCGAACTATCGAATTCATCCAAACCGGGTATGATGATCTCGACCTCGAGGAGGTCGACGCTGGAGACGTTGAGGTCGACGCTCAGGCCCTTCGAACAATAATCGAAGAGTGGGTGGGGGAGAGCAAGGAAATCAGTTCTGTTCGCCCGCGCCTTGTGGCACTTGCGCTGCATATTCTCACCGCCGCCGAGAAGCGGCTCGAAGATGAGCTCCTGATTGGCGTTCTAGAACGCGACCCGATACGACTCCCCGCGGTCGCAAAGTATGTTTCTACACGTGAGGGCGAAGTGGCCGAGAACTGGAAGACCCTGTCGCGCCTGACAAAACTTGAGCGGCTCGGACCCTGGTCGAGAATATGGATACTATCGACAGCAGCAACACTTCCAAGACCAAAAGGAAGGCAGTCGAAGCCGTTGCTTGACTGGGCAGTCAGCCAACTCGAATCCCCACTCGAGACGGTGCGCGCCGAAGCCGCCGCACTTCTAGCCCTCCACCACCGCGTAAAAGTCGAAAAGATCGCCCAACTATACGTCCGCGCCAGTGGTGTTACTCGCCTAGCCCTCGCTGGCACCGTCGGAACACTGGACGGAGGTCACAGCTCATCAGTCGGACAGGCATTACGAGACGAATCTGCGCTCAACCGCATAGCTTATCGCTGGGGTGCCGAGAAGCCATGA
- a CDS encoding DEAD/DEAH box helicase — protein MNREDPQRVRTAAARVVDWVDRAGVVARHRARVTAEADAAFVELRARIVDVAIEDEGRWAVLPLRDADGHTLGRLARQVALPPLRPGEAAVLDQLTTEIPRVLRDVRSGFGLRRFFRGAKAREASERAARFLLEYEAWGSSAGVDATLDRLDDTAIPVGRVPVEHALAPGVGLTRRLPDSADAHLLEGTPVVVDQLPRATAIILAALAEEEPLRRSALDAATALRAAETDVVVAGMPVDRLRDATRERLLVRPLTDAGITSVHDVLVNGERLATLPGLGPMTARRIVGAAETLRHTTFEETTIRIDAASPSRGTHDLVRRLAAWDSGRRTRNPGRVVVRTRALAPLAVVLTGDVTRIVVLGDDPEGLLAAVAAVVERAPQIARTAPRPVPADPWADFLARPADYLTLLEELGLATSSEEAAQGGLPDEVVAAVRRCELRTDHLTVSLRGYQGFAARFALVQRKVVIGDEMGLGKTVEALAVLAHLWAQGARRFLVVCPAAVVTNWVREVEAKSSLPAHRLHGQDRDEALLAWRRDGGVAVTTYDMLGWLERQAEEEAPACVVVDEAHYIKNPAAKRSRRSARLIERAERAILLTGTPLENRVGEFRELVGYVRPDLVVDGSDLRPRLFRRQVAPAYLRRSQEDVLGELPELVEVEEWMPLSDADAAAYGDAVRSGNFQAMRQAAMLQGEASEKVQRLVEIVEEAEDNGRKVLVFSNYLDVLDAVARTLPGYVIGPLTGAVPAARRQEMVDAFTVADAGAALVAQIVAGGVGLNIQAASVVVICEPQLKPTTEWQAIARARRMGQLRSVQVHRLLSEEGVDARVVEILARKRALFAEFAAVSDTAEAAPEAFDVSDAAIMREVVEAEQLRLAGSGVVAVSATEDAVDPMNAAAAVQADDARVGDHGERESNADTSGQ, from the coding sequence GTGAACCGGGAGGACCCGCAACGCGTCCGCACCGCCGCGGCCCGCGTCGTCGACTGGGTCGATCGCGCCGGCGTCGTCGCGCGGCACCGGGCGCGCGTCACCGCGGAGGCGGACGCGGCCTTCGTCGAGCTGCGGGCGCGGATCGTGGACGTCGCGATCGAGGACGAGGGCCGCTGGGCGGTCCTCCCCCTGCGCGACGCCGACGGTCACACTCTCGGCCGCCTCGCCCGGCAGGTCGCCCTTCCGCCCCTGCGCCCGGGCGAGGCCGCGGTGCTCGACCAGCTCACGACCGAGATCCCCCGGGTGCTGCGCGACGTGCGGTCGGGCTTCGGCCTGCGCCGCTTCTTCCGCGGCGCCAAGGCCCGCGAGGCGAGCGAGCGGGCCGCGCGGTTCCTGCTGGAGTACGAGGCCTGGGGCAGCTCGGCGGGCGTGGACGCCACCCTCGACCGTCTCGACGACACCGCGATCCCAGTCGGGCGCGTCCCCGTCGAGCACGCCCTCGCCCCGGGCGTCGGCCTGACCCGGCGACTGCCGGACTCCGCCGACGCACACCTGCTGGAGGGCACCCCCGTCGTCGTCGACCAACTCCCGCGCGCGACCGCGATCATCCTCGCCGCACTCGCGGAGGAGGAGCCGCTGCGGCGGAGCGCCCTCGACGCCGCGACCGCGCTGCGTGCGGCGGAGACCGACGTGGTCGTCGCCGGGATGCCGGTCGACCGGCTCCGGGACGCGACCCGCGAGCGCCTCCTCGTCCGGCCGCTCACGGATGCCGGCATCACGTCGGTGCACGACGTTCTGGTCAACGGCGAGCGGCTCGCGACCCTTCCGGGCCTCGGCCCGATGACGGCGCGGCGGATCGTCGGGGCGGCGGAGACCCTGCGCCACACGACGTTCGAGGAGACGACCATCCGGATCGACGCGGCGTCGCCGTCGCGGGGCACGCACGACCTCGTGCGCCGCCTTGCGGCGTGGGACAGCGGACGTCGGACGCGCAACCCCGGACGGGTCGTCGTGCGGACGCGGGCCCTCGCGCCGCTCGCCGTGGTGCTCACCGGCGACGTCACGCGGATCGTCGTCCTCGGGGACGACCCGGAGGGTCTGCTGGCCGCGGTCGCCGCCGTCGTCGAGCGCGCGCCCCAGATCGCGCGCACCGCCCCGCGTCCCGTCCCGGCCGACCCCTGGGCCGACTTCCTCGCGCGTCCCGCCGACTACCTCACGCTGCTGGAGGAGCTCGGCCTCGCGACGTCGAGCGAGGAGGCAGCGCAGGGCGGTCTGCCCGACGAGGTCGTGGCGGCCGTGCGCCGGTGCGAGCTGCGCACCGACCACCTCACGGTGTCGCTGCGCGGGTACCAGGGCTTCGCCGCGCGGTTCGCGCTGGTCCAGCGCAAGGTCGTCATCGGGGACGAGATGGGGCTCGGGAAGACCGTCGAGGCGCTCGCGGTCCTCGCGCACCTGTGGGCGCAGGGGGCGCGGCGGTTCCTCGTCGTGTGCCCCGCCGCCGTGGTGACGAACTGGGTGCGGGAGGTCGAGGCGAAGTCCTCCCTGCCCGCCCACCGGCTGCACGGCCAGGATCGCGACGAGGCGCTGCTGGCCTGGCGGCGCGACGGCGGCGTCGCGGTCACGACCTACGACATGCTCGGGTGGCTGGAACGGCAGGCCGAGGAGGAGGCGCCCGCCTGCGTCGTCGTCGACGAGGCGCACTACATCAAGAACCCGGCCGCGAAGCGGTCGCGGCGCAGCGCACGGCTGATCGAGCGTGCCGAGCGCGCGATCCTGCTCACCGGGACGCCGCTGGAGAACCGCGTCGGGGAGTTCCGGGAGCTGGTCGGGTACGTGCGGCCCGACCTCGTGGTCGACGGGAGCGACCTGCGCCCGCGCCTGTTCCGCCGACAGGTAGCTCCCGCCTACCTGCGACGCAGCCAGGAGGACGTGCTCGGCGAGCTGCCCGAGCTGGTCGAGGTCGAGGAGTGGATGCCGCTGTCCGACGCCGATGCCGCGGCGTACGGGGACGCGGTGCGGTCGGGCAACTTCCAGGCGATGCGGCAGGCGGCGATGCTGCAGGGCGAGGCGTCGGAGAAGGTGCAGCGACTCGTGGAGATCGTCGAGGAGGCCGAGGACAACGGGCGCAAGGTCCTCGTGTTCTCGAACTACCTCGACGTGCTCGACGCGGTGGCGCGGACGTTGCCCGGCTATGTCATCGGTCCGCTGACCGGGGCCGTGCCGGCCGCGCGACGCCAGGAGATGGTGGACGCGTTCACCGTCGCGGACGCCGGTGCCGCGCTCGTCGCGCAGATCGTGGCCGGCGGCGTCGGGCTGAACATCCAGGCGGCGTCGGTCGTGGTGATCTGCGAACCACAGCTCAAGCCGACCACGGAGTGGCAGGCGATCGCGCGGGCGAGGCGGATGGGGCAGCTCCGGTCCGTCCAGGTGCACCGGCTGCTGTCCGAGGAGGGCGTGGACGCGCGAGTGGTCGAGATCCTGGCTCGGAAGCGGGCGCTCTTCGCGGAGTTCGCGGCCGTCTCGGACACGGCGGAGGCGGCACCGGAGGCGTTCGACGTGTCCGATGCCGCGATCATGCGCGAGGTGGTCGAGGCGGAGCAGCTGCGGTTGGCCGGGAGCGGGGTGGTCGCCGTGTCGGCGACGGAGGACGCGGTGGACCCGATGAATGCAGCGGCCGCGGTGCAGGCCGACGACGCGAGGGTGGGCGACCACGGCGAGCGAGAATCCAACGCTGATACATCTGGACAGTGA
- a CDS encoding alpha/beta hydrolase — protein sequence MPHDLSPADLDRIRTWTPIDEDLVGVADDVARLCREVRLATGAADLARSHHWADVEGVDAHLDLPYLDDDSVFHRLDLFLPHDAVLRGGTTLPVYVDIHGGGFTYGSKELNRSFCQHLAAKGFAVFSLNYRLLPTVTFLEQLEDVAAAFRWIAGHLADYPVSREAVFVTGDSAGGALGFYATALACNPDAARAAGIPDWGLRPRGAALVSGLYDLAPLLDGSADGPATFLTALAPVFWDEHFRSLEPRFRDYAAMVAELDLPPIYLCTSSDDFLEADSLLLGAALARAGKRFEIQDWAPAPGVTLGHVFPVCVSWLEESDAVLNRIREFSYRLL from the coding sequence ATGCCGCACGACCTCTCCCCCGCCGACCTCGACCGGATCCGCACCTGGACCCCCATCGACGAGGATCTCGTCGGCGTCGCGGACGACGTCGCCCGGCTCTGCCGGGAGGTCCGCCTCGCGACGGGCGCCGCTGACCTCGCGCGCAGCCACCACTGGGCCGACGTCGAGGGTGTCGACGCCCACCTCGACCTGCCCTATCTCGACGACGACAGCGTGTTCCACCGGCTCGACCTCTTCCTCCCGCACGACGCGGTGCTGCGCGGCGGAACCACGCTGCCCGTCTACGTCGACATCCACGGCGGCGGCTTCACCTACGGCTCCAAGGAGCTGAACCGCAGCTTTTGCCAGCACCTCGCGGCCAAGGGCTTCGCGGTCTTCTCCCTCAACTACCGGCTCCTGCCGACGGTCACGTTCCTGGAGCAGCTCGAGGACGTCGCGGCCGCGTTCCGCTGGATCGCCGGCCACCTCGCGGACTACCCCGTGAGCCGCGAGGCCGTCTTCGTCACCGGTGACTCGGCCGGCGGCGCACTCGGCTTCTACGCCACGGCGCTGGCGTGCAACCCGGATGCCGCCCGCGCCGCCGGCATCCCCGACTGGGGACTGCGCCCGCGAGGGGCCGCCCTCGTCAGCGGTCTCTACGACCTCGCGCCGCTCCTCGACGGCTCGGCGGACGGCCCCGCCACCTTCCTCACCGCGCTCGCACCCGTGTTCTGGGACGAGCACTTCCGCTCGCTCGAGCCCCGCTTCCGTGACTACGCCGCGATGGTCGCCGAGCTCGACCTCCCACCGATCTACCTGTGCACGAGCAGCGACGACTTCCTGGAGGCCGACAGCCTCCTCCTCGGTGCCGCCCTCGCCCGCGCGGGCAAGCGGTTCGAGATCCAGGACTGGGCCCCGGCCCCCGGCGTGACGCTCGGCCACGTCTTCCCCGTGTGCGTCAGCTGGCTGGAGGAGAGCGACGCCGTGCTGAACCGCATCCGGGAGTTCTCCTACCGCCTCCTGTGA
- a CDS encoding S8/S53 family peptidase, with protein MPSKPSSDPDEGEPGIRGDDPVFPDLVAPLTIDLLDDGEPVGRCAPPDPRALEPLPGRVLVAYEPSLEAANDVDDDADQLLARLGRIGHVRWLYRGLRLAEVDRPQSQPAPGRHGKPDPPPPPVPGVVGVVPAWATVGTARGIVVGLGAVCAFAERQAGDPDAFYRHHPGIGYPVIRTDGDRPVVDLDPSIDLPTPPALVPVVNVSIGTTRVPYPTAPNDIVNLATAAASAHVLVVIAAGNCGAAADDAATGDTMSAWARPDWVLSVGATRDEAGTVVADYSSRGGPGPDLVAYGASALNEAKVGTSFAAPRVSALARLVVAAFCELGRELMAARGEPAVGVPAVGFAIIDSFTDEIWDSPAAGAGIQALPLVGVRPDVAATIAATTGASLRVRTTPAIMREVLLSAARPVPGADASCAGAGFVDEPLVIERLASLTVADLWAWFGHGPRPDDEHLLALRPFDPDGLVHLAGAVRVTGPTLRLDYRTGRWASLPAPDDLVAANPRGLPVDLTGIRL; from the coding sequence ATGCCATCGAAGCCCTCGTCTGACCCGGACGAGGGGGAACCGGGGATCCGGGGTGACGACCCGGTCTTCCCCGACCTGGTCGCTCCCCTCACCATCGACCTCCTGGACGACGGTGAGCCCGTCGGCCGCTGCGCGCCGCCCGATCCACGGGCCCTCGAGCCCCTGCCCGGTCGGGTGCTCGTCGCATACGAGCCGAGCCTCGAGGCCGCGAACGACGTCGACGACGACGCGGACCAGCTCCTCGCGCGCCTCGGCCGGATCGGCCACGTCCGGTGGCTCTACCGCGGGCTCCGGCTCGCCGAGGTCGACCGTCCCCAGAGCCAGCCGGCACCCGGCAGGCACGGCAAGCCCGACCCGCCTCCCCCGCCCGTCCCGGGCGTCGTCGGCGTCGTCCCCGCCTGGGCGACGGTGGGCACCGCGCGGGGCATCGTCGTCGGCCTCGGCGCCGTGTGCGCGTTCGCGGAACGGCAGGCCGGCGACCCCGACGCCTTCTACCGGCACCACCCCGGGATCGGCTACCCGGTGATCCGGACGGACGGGGACCGTCCCGTCGTCGATCTCGACCCGTCGATCGACCTGCCGACCCCGCCCGCGCTCGTCCCCGTCGTCAACGTGAGCATCGGGACGACCCGCGTCCCCTACCCGACGGCGCCGAACGACATCGTCAACCTCGCGACGGCGGCCGCGAGCGCCCACGTCCTGGTCGTGATCGCCGCCGGGAACTGCGGCGCGGCAGCCGACGACGCCGCGACCGGCGACACGATGTCGGCGTGGGCCCGGCCGGACTGGGTGCTGAGCGTCGGCGCGACGCGGGACGAGGCCGGCACGGTCGTGGCGGACTACTCCAGCCGCGGTGGCCCGGGTCCCGACCTCGTGGCCTACGGCGCGTCGGCGCTCAACGAGGCGAAGGTGGGAACGTCGTTCGCGGCGCCGCGGGTCTCGGCGCTCGCCCGGCTCGTGGTCGCGGCGTTCTGCGAGCTGGGTCGTGAGCTCATGGCGGCGCGCGGTGAACCCGCGGTCGGCGTGCCGGCGGTCGGGTTCGCGATCATCGACTCCTTCACGGACGAGATCTGGGACTCCCCCGCGGCGGGCGCCGGCATCCAGGCGCTGCCCCTCGTCGGCGTCCGGCCGGACGTCGCCGCGACGATCGCGGCGACCACCGGTGCCTCGCTCCGAGTCCGGACGACACCGGCCATCATGCGGGAGGTGCTCCTCTCCGCCGCGCGGCCGGTGCCGGGGGCCGACGCGAGCTGCGCGGGTGCCGGGTTCGTCGACGAGCCGCTGGTGATCGAGCGGCTCGCGTCGCTGACGGTCGCCGACCTGTGGGCGTGGTTCGGTCACGGTCCCCGGCCCGACGACGAGCACCTCCTGGCGCTGCGCCCCTTCGACCCCGACGGGCTGGTCCATCTCGCGGGCGCCGTCCGGGTCACCGGCCCCACCCTCCGGCTCGACTATCGGACGGGACGCTGGGCCTCGCTTCCCGCGCCGGACGACCTCGTCGCAGCCAACCCGCGCGGGCTGCCGGTCGATCTCACGGGCATCCGCCTGTAG